Proteins encoded in a region of the Isosphaeraceae bacterium EP7 genome:
- a CDS encoding aminotransferase class IV — translation MIWANGRIWDEGEQPAVSLDDRVFVHGLGLFETMRTWEGRALLLSRHRARLMSSAVRLGIAVSPDALPDAEAVARLMAAEAIVGDCALRLTLTGGRSPSEPGLAWLKTMRLPPERRAGGLTLIFGGDVLHRGDPLAGHKTLNYWGRRMAHEQATALGADEALLGTPDGKVWEGSRTNLFLVRGGKLVTPTLDGPILPGLMRGVVLERARALGLTCEEREIGYGELDDADELFLTNAVRGIQPVGCTPGRQFPAPGPLTGRLDAELQGWLASGGIDR, via the coding sequence GTGATCTGGGCGAACGGCCGCATCTGGGACGAGGGCGAACAGCCTGCGGTCAGCCTGGATGACCGCGTGTTCGTCCACGGCCTCGGCCTGTTCGAGACCATGCGCACCTGGGAAGGTCGCGCCTTGTTGCTTTCCCGGCATCGGGCAAGGCTGATGAGTTCCGCCGTTCGACTGGGCATCGCGGTCTCGCCCGACGCACTACCCGACGCGGAGGCCGTCGCCCGGCTGATGGCGGCCGAGGCGATCGTGGGCGACTGCGCCTTGCGGCTGACCCTGACGGGCGGGCGTTCGCCGTCCGAGCCCGGCTTGGCCTGGCTGAAGACGATGCGACTGCCCCCGGAACGACGAGCCGGCGGCCTGACCTTGATCTTCGGCGGCGACGTCCTTCATCGGGGCGACCCGCTGGCCGGTCACAAGACCTTGAACTACTGGGGCAGGCGAATGGCGCACGAGCAGGCGACCGCGCTGGGGGCCGACGAGGCCCTGCTGGGCACGCCCGACGGCAAGGTCTGGGAAGGGTCGCGCACGAATCTGTTCCTGGTTCGCGGCGGCAAGTTGGTCACCCCGACGCTGGATGGGCCGATCCTCCCCGGCCTGATGCGTGGAGTCGTCTTGGAGCGGGCCAGGGCCCTGGGGCTGACCTGCGAGGAGCGGGAGATCGGCTATGGCGAGCTGGATGACGCCGACGAGTTGTTCCTCACCAATGCGGTACGCGGAATCCAGCCCGTGGGCTGCACGCCGGGCCGTCAGTTCCCCGCTCCCGGGCCTCTGACCGGGCGGCTGGACGCGGAACTTCAGGGTTGGCTGGCTTCCGGAGGCATCGACCGATGA
- a CDS encoding Nif3-like dinuclear metal center hexameric protein: protein MTIPLSEMIRWLGEFAPLELAEPWDNVGLLLGDPDQPVRKVMTCLTVTGATAAEAIQSGVDLIVSHHPILFRPVQKIVGGNHETAEVWALARAGIAVYSPHTAFDNAISGINAGLARRLALVDLKPMRPGAPLPHSKIVAFTPEADRGPVLAAAFAAGAGRIGNYAECSFGAKGQGTFHGDENSSPKVGQAGTRETVDEWRLEFVCPACRVEAVVGAIRVAHSYEEPAIDVFPLAGGPSGPGSGRIGTLPDAISLGELADRVAGLLPTPAVQIVGDRDRTVRRVAICCGAGDDFVPDAAGQGADVLLTGEARFHRCLEAEALGLGLVLPGHHATERPGVEDLAVALEMAFTSLDVWASRRETDPVRCPS from the coding sequence ATGACCATTCCCCTCTCCGAAATGATCCGCTGGCTCGGCGAATTCGCCCCGCTCGAACTCGCCGAGCCTTGGGACAACGTCGGCCTCCTGCTCGGCGACCCCGACCAGCCGGTTCGCAAGGTGATGACCTGCCTGACCGTCACCGGGGCGACCGCCGCCGAGGCCATCCAGTCGGGCGTCGACCTGATCGTCAGCCATCACCCGATCCTGTTCCGACCGGTGCAGAAAATCGTCGGGGGCAATCACGAGACGGCCGAGGTCTGGGCTCTGGCCAGGGCCGGAATCGCGGTCTACAGCCCTCACACCGCGTTCGATAACGCAATCTCGGGGATCAATGCCGGCCTCGCGCGAAGGCTCGCCCTGGTTGACCTGAAGCCCATGCGGCCGGGCGCACCGCTGCCGCACTCCAAGATCGTCGCCTTCACGCCCGAGGCCGATCGCGGGCCCGTGCTTGCCGCCGCCTTCGCAGCGGGAGCGGGGCGGATCGGGAATTACGCGGAATGCTCATTCGGGGCGAAGGGGCAGGGGACGTTCCACGGCGACGAGAACTCCTCGCCCAAGGTCGGCCAGGCGGGGACGCGGGAGACGGTAGACGAGTGGCGGCTGGAATTCGTCTGCCCTGCCTGTCGAGTTGAGGCCGTCGTCGGGGCGATCCGCGTGGCCCACTCATATGAGGAGCCGGCCATCGACGTCTTCCCGTTAGCCGGCGGACCGTCCGGTCCGGGCTCCGGTCGGATCGGCACGCTACCCGACGCGATCTCGCTGGGAGAGCTGGCGGACCGGGTCGCGGGATTGCTGCCCACCCCGGCGGTCCAGATTGTCGGCGATCGGGACCGGACGGTGCGGCGGGTGGCGATCTGCTGCGGCGCGGGGGACGATTTCGTGCCCGACGCCGCCGGGCAAGGAGCCGACGTGCTGCTCACCGGCGAGGCCCGATTCCACCGCTGCCTTGAGGCTGAGGCCCTCGGGCTCGGCCTCGTCCTGCCCGGACATCACGCGACGGAGCGGCCGGGAGTCGAGGACCTGGCGGTCGCCCTGGAGATGGCCTTCACCAGCCTCGATGTCTGGGCCAGCCGTCGAGAGACGGACCCGGTCCGGTGCCCCTCCTGA
- a CDS encoding zinc-dependent alcohol dehydrogenase family protein, with amino-acid sequence MNAAVFDQYGEPSEVLRYAEVPTPVPGPGQVLVRMIASPINPSDIMTIRGKYMVNLTLPATPGYEGVGVVESAGPGLLGSFMKGRRVAVLNQAGGNWAEYVVVKANRVVPVPKDLPDEQVASFFINPATALAMVRKVLQVPKGAWLLQSAAGSTLGKMIIKLGKHDGFKTLNVVRRHEAIDELKALGADAVISSSDGPIEDQVRKIVGVDGVKYAIDPVGGSTGSAIYDSLALDGRMLVYGTLSYEPLTLRTRSLIAGKRIEGFYLGHFMLGRSILKNIKMFREIGGLIREGVLESEPGESFPLDRIAEAVRASEVVGKKGKVLLTIGHRA; translated from the coding sequence ATGAATGCCGCGGTCTTCGACCAGTATGGCGAGCCCTCCGAAGTCCTGCGCTACGCCGAGGTGCCGACGCCCGTGCCGGGCCCGGGCCAGGTCCTCGTCCGGATGATCGCCAGCCCGATCAATCCGTCGGACATCATGACGATCCGCGGCAAATACATGGTCAACCTCACGTTGCCCGCCACGCCGGGCTACGAAGGGGTGGGCGTCGTCGAATCGGCCGGCCCCGGCCTCCTGGGCTCGTTCATGAAAGGGCGCCGGGTTGCGGTGCTGAACCAGGCCGGGGGCAACTGGGCCGAGTACGTTGTGGTGAAGGCCAACCGCGTCGTGCCCGTCCCCAAGGACCTGCCCGACGAGCAGGTGGCCTCGTTCTTCATCAACCCGGCCACCGCGCTGGCGATGGTGCGCAAGGTCTTGCAGGTGCCCAAGGGAGCCTGGCTGCTCCAGAGCGCCGCGGGCTCGACCCTGGGCAAGATGATCATCAAGCTGGGCAAGCACGACGGCTTCAAGACCCTGAACGTCGTCCGCCGCCATGAGGCGATCGACGAACTTAAGGCGCTCGGCGCCGACGCGGTCATCTCGTCGTCGGACGGGCCGATCGAGGACCAGGTTCGCAAGATCGTCGGGGTCGATGGGGTCAAATACGCGATCGACCCCGTGGGCGGAAGCACCGGCTCGGCGATTTACGACTCGCTCGCCCTCGACGGCCGGATGCTGGTCTACGGCACACTCTCGTACGAGCCCCTGACCTTGCGGACCCGCTCGCTGATCGCCGGCAAGCGCATCGAGGGGTTCTACCTCGGCCACTTCATGCTTGGCCGATCGATCCTGAAGAACATCAAAATGTTTCGCGAGATCGGCGGCCTGATCCGCGAGGGCGTGCTCGAATCCGAACCCGGCGAGTCATTCCCGCTCGATCGGATCGCCGAGGCCGTCCGCGCCTCGGAGGTGGTCGGCAAGAAGGGGAAAGTCCTGCTGACGATCGGCCATCGTGCCTGA